Proteins encoded within one genomic window of Thiothrix litoralis:
- a CDS encoding DUF7379 domain-containing protein — protein sequence MDSITISGKLTGQDLSYKTSNAYADILTITCQREVTLEAVRSTGATLELKDVADATLVELEFEGGFKRWVRAGDLQAQAPLTPTSFDVGKQRNTVGLVLKYLRLLQVDPVGDATQTLTALMTKLETRKIAQPGIYRCANPGKLDLQRITQAADIDTTKPVLLFLHGTFSNTDGSFGELWESRQGYNAPAWLQRLFAPYCQQVFTLEHHTLAVSPVQNALQVLRLLPPHTRLHVISHSRGGLVGELLCQGVLKRKTRDSAEQFLDSDDIFTPAERQMFASDARRSDREGLQEIEILLKDKQIRVERFVRVACPGRGTVLAAAGLEDNLSLVFNVLNLIPAPRYQNLAEFVRMVLMATARQRTAPAALPGIEAMMPGSPLIRLLNRPDVQLDSDLTVIAGDMKASNLLGSFNAWVMQRFFGEENDFVMNTAGMYGGARRLQGMRFYLDQSDDSSHFGYFRKGDVRERLISALTHPDTDLRLRPLLPEAPVVRPAARSSRGQEKAKSSTVYFLPGFMGSTLQAGDNPVWLNMSALGWGDFSRLGMDSAGIQAVGVLETLYRPLLDMLDDSHKLVEFDYDWRRSYAETGRRLGDALEQELDAAKAAGNKLVIRLLAHSSGGLVALAMMSEAPAVWRRLREEADCRVVMLGTPLQGTYAAVQILLGKHRLVRLLNLLDGSMDEGENQRLAQQFARYPGVLELLPAAYLQEARWQALLGDAFAEWPGRGLLAGALQVREQWRALELDAQRLIYLYGRSALTPDDVQVQDDGGWRFHASGEGDGVSLWGSLPESVPTWFMPVEHGRMASHSEYFQTLQYLLDDGVSRQLEQKPPAIGKAGDQWLPEIRSELFPDEAELLAAALGYHTRMTQEEVRPSVEVRVVHGNLEQVAHPVVVGHYEGDSILSAEALLDKRLDGRMSELHRMGLYPGSSGTSHVFLNPGRKPGGAVIVGLGEVGKLTPGEMTASFTRAMMDYSLKIQEALESAGNTSTDGDSVPVHVATLLIGTVGGGSVTLADSITAILRAIAQANQALDKSERGLRLRLQVVEFIELYEDRAVEAARLVQDFVLLPEFRTDFTVKSLMQYLPGKRRRVMYNDPPGWWRRLQVEASDSGLKYTALTDKARAEMVLQPTQRKLVDQFIDKAISSSSDDPDIGKILFELLLPAAMKEQAPNAENLVMVLDSASSAYPWELLYNRLDHESQPLAVRFGLLRQLQVGQYRQRVVNPVDRSALVIGDPPVGGEFVRLPAAKHEAETVAKLLEAGGFTQVRREIGTDPQSILKALNIADYRVLHLAGHGVYRYKPDKDSDLEVSGMVLGDGIFLTPVEIGQMRKVPELAFINCCHLAQMDFMEADIQASLTQDRSKLAASLAQELIRMGVRAIIAAGWAIDDNAAKVFAEQCYNALLQGYPFGMAVLMARRETWQQFPNGNTWGAYQCYGDPDYKLLSRQPSSSGGDATADTWRFVAEVEVVAELQNLINAADTAQASDVAWLQERLQQLHRAVPAEWLGHAEILYALGRAYGKLEMFAPALDAYEAALNSPQADYPVILLEDKVSLQTAWALAWSQGSVDAPAARIAASPADLMVSSLKTLQLLDGLGNSLQRFEEVGKFWKRQAMMVSGEGRARALLEMEKAYKRAHEFALQETHAIAAYPLINWLTCKVVRYLRGDVKQLDRQELKHWLDQVRQCAEVVRGTGAFCPGITRAEYSLLYYIVGSRLNEVTQVQKVVAEYVQAISYGVAPRQLRFINEHLNFLRTMLGEFQEEKRQLQPVVMAILAIEEKLSV from the coding sequence ATGGATTCCATCACGATCAGTGGCAAGTTAACCGGGCAAGACTTGTCATACAAAACCAGCAATGCTTACGCCGACATTCTGACAATCACCTGCCAGCGGGAGGTGACGCTGGAAGCCGTGCGCAGCACGGGCGCAACGCTCGAACTCAAGGATGTGGCGGATGCAACGCTGGTAGAACTCGAATTCGAGGGCGGTTTCAAACGCTGGGTGCGGGCGGGGGATTTACAGGCACAAGCCCCGCTGACTCCCACAAGTTTTGACGTAGGCAAACAGCGCAACACGGTCGGTCTGGTGCTGAAATACCTGCGACTGCTGCAAGTCGACCCAGTAGGCGACGCTACGCAGACATTGACCGCCCTGATGACCAAGCTGGAAACCCGCAAGATTGCCCAGCCGGGCATATACCGTTGCGCCAACCCCGGCAAGCTCGATTTGCAACGGATCACCCAAGCGGCGGACATCGACACCACCAAGCCGGTGCTGCTGTTCCTGCACGGTACGTTTTCTAACACGGATGGCAGTTTCGGCGAACTCTGGGAATCGCGCCAAGGCTACAACGCGCCTGCGTGGTTACAGCGTTTGTTTGCCCCTTATTGCCAGCAAGTGTTCACGCTGGAACACCACACCCTCGCAGTTAGCCCGGTGCAAAATGCGCTGCAAGTGTTGCGTTTGTTGCCGCCGCATACCCGTTTGCATGTGATCAGCCATTCACGCGGTGGTCTGGTCGGGGAATTGCTGTGCCAAGGGGTGCTGAAACGCAAAACCCGCGATTCCGCCGAGCAGTTTCTGGATAGCGATGACATTTTCACCCCGGCTGAACGCCAGATGTTTGCCAGCGACGCTCGCCGCAGCGATCGGGAAGGTTTGCAGGAAATCGAAATCTTGCTCAAGGATAAGCAAATCCGGGTGGAACGTTTTGTGCGGGTCGCCTGCCCTGGGCGTGGCACGGTGCTGGCGGCGGCAGGCTTGGAAGATAACTTGTCGCTGGTGTTCAATGTCTTGAATCTAATCCCTGCGCCCCGCTACCAGAATCTGGCGGAATTTGTGCGTATGGTACTGATGGCGACTGCCCGCCAGCGCACCGCTCCCGCAGCATTGCCGGGGATCGAGGCCATGATGCCCGGTTCACCCCTGATCCGTTTGTTGAATCGCCCGGATGTGCAACTGGATTCTGACCTTACCGTGATTGCCGGGGATATGAAGGCATCCAACCTGCTGGGCAGTTTCAATGCGTGGGTGATGCAGCGTTTTTTCGGCGAAGAAAACGACTTTGTGATGAATACCGCCGGGATGTACGGTGGGGCGCGGCGGTTGCAGGGAATGCGTTTTTATCTGGATCAAAGCGATGATAGCAGCCATTTTGGTTATTTCCGCAAGGGTGATGTGCGCGAACGCCTGATCAGTGCATTGACGCACCCGGATACCGATTTGCGCTTGCGCCCGTTGCTGCCGGAAGCGCCTGTAGTACGTCCGGCGGCGCGTTCCAGCCGTGGGCAGGAGAAGGCTAAAAGCAGCACAGTGTATTTCCTGCCCGGTTTTATGGGGTCAACCTTGCAGGCGGGGGATAACCCGGTATGGCTGAATATGTCGGCACTGGGTTGGGGCGATTTTTCCCGGTTGGGCATGGATAGTGCGGGAATACAAGCCGTTGGCGTATTGGAAACACTGTACCGCCCCTTACTGGATATGCTGGACGATAGCCACAAGCTGGTGGAATTTGACTACGACTGGCGGCGCTCTTACGCGGAAACAGGCCGCCGTCTGGGGGATGCGCTGGAACAGGAGCTGGATGCGGCGAAAGCGGCGGGCAACAAGCTAGTGATCCGCCTGCTGGCACATTCGAGCGGCGGCTTGGTGGCGCTGGCGATGATGAGTGAAGCACCCGCTGTGTGGCGACGTTTGCGTGAGGAAGCCGATTGCCGCGTGGTGATGTTGGGCACGCCGTTGCAGGGCACGTATGCGGCGGTGCAAATCCTGTTGGGGAAACACCGTTTGGTGCGTTTGCTAAACCTGCTTGACGGCAGTATGGATGAGGGCGAAAACCAACGGCTGGCGCAACAATTTGCGCGTTACCCCGGTGTGCTGGAGTTATTGCCTGCGGCGTATTTGCAGGAAGCGCGTTGGCAAGCGCTATTGGGTGATGCTTTTGCGGAATGGCCGGGGCGTGGTTTGCTGGCGGGGGCGCTTCAGGTGCGTGAGCAATGGCGGGCGCTGGAACTGGATGCCCAGCGGCTGATTTACCTGTACGGGCGTTCAGCACTGACGCCGGATGATGTGCAGGTTCAGGATGATGGCGGGTGGCGTTTCCATGCCAGCGGGGAGGGTGACGGGGTGAGCTTGTGGGGCAGCCTGCCTGAGTCTGTGCCGACCTGGTTCATGCCGGTGGAACACGGGCGCATGGCGAGCCACAGCGAGTATTTCCAGACCTTGCAATACTTGCTGGATGATGGCGTATCGCGTCAGTTGGAGCAGAAACCGCCAGCGATTGGCAAGGCGGGGGATCAGTGGTTGCCTGAGATTCGTAGCGAATTATTCCCGGATGAAGCTGAATTGCTGGCAGCGGCGCTGGGTTATCACACCCGCATGACGCAGGAGGAGGTACGCCCGTCCGTGGAAGTACGCGTGGTGCATGGCAATCTGGAGCAAGTGGCGCACCCGGTGGTGGTGGGGCATTATGAGGGGGATTCCATCCTCAGTGCGGAAGCCTTGCTGGACAAACGGCTGGATGGGCGCATGAGTGAGTTGCACCGCATGGGTTTGTATCCGGGGTCATCGGGTACGTCGCATGTGTTCCTGAATCCGGGCAGAAAGCCGGGGGGCGCGGTGATTGTGGGCTTGGGCGAAGTCGGCAAGTTGACACCGGGGGAGATGACAGCGAGCTTTACGCGGGCGATGATGGATTATTCCCTGAAAATCCAGGAAGCGCTGGAAAGTGCCGGGAATACTTCAACGGATGGTGACAGCGTGCCGGTGCATGTGGCGACCTTGCTGATCGGTACGGTAGGCGGTGGCAGCGTGACGCTGGCAGATTCAATTACCGCGATCTTGCGGGCGATTGCTCAGGCGAATCAAGCGCTGGACAAGAGTGAGCGCGGTTTGCGTTTGCGCTTACAGGTGGTGGAATTCATCGAGTTGTATGAAGACCGTGCGGTGGAGGCGGCAAGGCTGGTGCAGGATTTTGTGCTGCTACCGGAATTCCGCACGGATTTTACCGTGAAGAGCCTGATGCAATACTTGCCGGGTAAACGTCGCCGGGTGATGTACAACGATCCGCCCGGTTGGTGGCGGCGTCTTCAGGTGGAAGCCAGTGACAGCGGCCTGAAATATACCGCCCTGACCGATAAGGCGCGGGCAGAAATGGTGTTGCAGCCTACCCAGCGTAAACTGGTTGACCAGTTCATCGACAAGGCGATCAGCTCCAGCAGCGACGACCCGGATATTGGCAAAATCTTGTTTGAATTGCTGTTGCCAGCGGCCATGAAAGAGCAAGCGCCGAATGCTGAAAATTTGGTGATGGTGCTGGACAGTGCTTCATCGGCGTACCCGTGGGAGTTGCTGTACAACCGCCTTGACCACGAGTCGCAACCGTTGGCAGTACGTTTTGGCTTGTTGCGTCAGTTGCAGGTGGGGCAATATCGCCAGCGAGTGGTGAATCCGGTTGACCGTTCCGCGCTGGTGATTGGCGACCCGCCCGTGGGGGGTGAGTTTGTGCGCCTGCCTGCCGCTAAGCATGAAGCCGAAACCGTTGCCAAACTGTTGGAAGCGGGTGGTTTTACCCAAGTGAGACGCGAGATTGGCACAGACCCGCAATCCATCCTCAAGGCGCTGAATATCGCGGATTACCGCGTGCTGCATCTGGCGGGGCACGGGGTATACCGCTACAAACCGGATAAGGACAGCGATCTGGAAGTCAGCGGCATGGTGTTGGGCGATGGCATTTTCCTTACTCCGGTGGAAATTGGGCAAATGCGCAAAGTGCCGGAATTGGCCTTCATCAACTGTTGCCATTTGGCGCAAATGGATTTTATGGAAGCCGATATTCAGGCATCATTGACCCAGGATCGCAGCAAATTGGCGGCGAGTCTGGCGCAAGAATTAATCCGTATGGGTGTGAGGGCTATCATAGCGGCAGGTTGGGCAATTGATGATAATGCAGCCAAGGTATTTGCGGAACAGTGTTACAACGCACTGTTGCAAGGCTACCCGTTTGGCATGGCGGTATTGATGGCGCGGCGCGAAACCTGGCAACAATTCCCGAATGGCAACACTTGGGGGGCTTACCAGTGTTACGGCGACCCTGATTACAAGTTGTTGAGCCGCCAACCCAGCAGCAGCGGGGGAGACGCGACGGCGGATACTTGGCGTTTCGTTGCCGAGGTTGAAGTGGTGGCTGAATTACAGAACCTGATCAATGCTGCCGACACCGCGCAGGCTAGTGATGTGGCGTGGTTGCAGGAACGCTTGCAGCAATTGCATCGGGCAGTTCCTGCTGAATGGCTTGGTCATGCGGAAATTCTATATGCATTGGGGCGGGCTTATGGCAAGTTGGAGATGTTCGCCCCTGCATTGGATGCTTATGAGGCAGCGCTGAATTCGCCACAGGCTGATTACCCGGTGATTTTACTGGAAGACAAGGTAAGCCTGCAAACCGCGTGGGCGCTGGCTTGGTCGCAGGGTAGTGTGGATGCACCCGCTGCACGCATAGCCGCTTCCCCGGCTGATTTGATGGTAAGCAGCCTGAAAACCCTCCAGTTGCTGGATGGTCTAGGGAATAGCCTGCAACGCTTTGAGGAAGTCGGCAAATTCTGGAAGCGGCAGGCGATGATGGTGAGCGGGGAAGGCCGCGCCCGTGCCTTGCTGGAAATGGAAAAGGCCTATAAGCGGGCGCACGAGTTTGCTTTGCAGGAAACCCATGCCATTGCAGCTTATCCGCTGATCAACTGGCTGACGTGCAAGGTAGTGCGCTACCTGCGCGGGGATGTGAAACAACTGGATCGGCAGGAACTGAAGCACTGGCTGGATCAGGTACGGCAATGTGCCGAGGTGGTGAGAGGGACGGGTGCTTTCTGTCCTGGGATTACGCGGGCGGAATACAGCCTGCTGTATTACATCGTTGGTTCACGCCTGAATGAGGTGACGCAAGTGCAAAAAGTTGTGGCGGAGTACGTGCAAGCGATTAGTTATGGTGTAGCGCCCCGGCAATTACGCTTCATTAACGAGCATTTGAACTTCCTGCGGACGATGCTCGGCGAGTTTCAGGAAGAAAAACGGCAATTGCAGCCGGTGGTGATGGCAATACTGGCGATAGAGGAAAAACTATCTGTATAA
- a CDS encoding ATP-binding protein, which produces MIKILQEIILDFQEIEVFSGIPRHLDVTPLHGKATVCIGVRRSGKSTFLFQLMQGLLGKGVIRQNILYLNFFDDRLHGLQQSGLGVILDAYYSLYPDKKNSEKVYCFFDEIQAIDGWEPFVDRLMRTENCEVYITGSSARMLSKEIATQMRGRALSWEVFPFSFREYLDYLGLDGGDGVLSTKQRLFVQNAFEQYWEAGGFPEVASLERHLRVKIHQDYFHAVLFRDLVERHDISHPKALTDLAHWLVDNTASLYSLNKLTGYLKSLGHKVPHSSVADYLAWFEDAYFLFTVRLFDASLSRANANPKKIYCIDHAMVTSVSSGILVNTGHLLENLVFTALRRVTPDIFYYKTKGGREVDFIAQWQDRPRLLVQVCETLVNPTTRKREIAALEEAMMELNLPTGIIVTRQEEEQMVLKAGTIEVIPAWRFLLYNPPFLY; this is translated from the coding sequence ATGATTAAGATTCTCCAAGAAATAATATTGGATTTTCAAGAGATTGAAGTTTTTTCAGGTATTCCGCGCCATTTGGATGTTACGCCTCTCCACGGCAAGGCCACTGTCTGTATCGGTGTGCGCCGTAGCGGTAAATCTACCTTTCTGTTTCAGCTTATGCAGGGGCTGCTGGGGAAAGGCGTAATACGGCAGAATATTCTGTACCTGAACTTCTTCGATGACCGTTTGCACGGGCTTCAGCAAAGTGGCTTGGGGGTGATTCTTGATGCGTATTACTCACTCTACCCCGACAAGAAAAACAGTGAAAAGGTATACTGCTTTTTCGACGAAATTCAGGCGATTGATGGTTGGGAGCCGTTTGTGGATCGGCTGATGCGTACCGAGAATTGCGAGGTGTACATCACTGGATCTTCAGCAAGGATGCTTTCCAAGGAAATCGCCACCCAAATGCGGGGCAGGGCGCTATCGTGGGAGGTGTTCCCATTCTCTTTCCGTGAATATCTGGATTATCTAGGGTTGGACGGTGGGGATGGGGTGCTTTCCACCAAGCAGCGTTTGTTCGTGCAGAATGCTTTCGAGCAATATTGGGAGGCTGGCGGTTTCCCCGAAGTGGCGAGTTTGGAACGGCATTTGCGGGTAAAAATCCATCAGGACTATTTTCACGCGGTGTTGTTTCGTGATCTGGTGGAACGCCATGATATTTCTCACCCCAAGGCACTGACGGATTTAGCACATTGGTTGGTTGATAACACGGCATCTTTGTATTCCCTGAACAAATTGACGGGGTATTTGAAATCGCTGGGGCATAAAGTACCTCACTCTTCGGTGGCTGATTATCTGGCATGGTTTGAAGATGCCTATTTCTTGTTTACTGTGCGACTGTTCGATGCATCCCTTAGCCGTGCTAATGCCAACCCTAAAAAAATTTACTGCATAGACCATGCGATGGTGACATCGGTTTCATCGGGGATTTTGGTCAATACCGGTCATTTGCTTGAAAATCTGGTGTTTACCGCGCTGCGGCGAGTCACACCGGATATTTTCTACTACAAAACTAAGGGTGGTCGAGAGGTAGATTTCATCGCGCAGTGGCAAGACCGTCCCCGTTTATTGGTTCAGGTGTGCGAGACGTTGGTTAACCCGACAACCCGCAAACGTGAAATAGCCGCGTTGGAGGAGGCGATGATGGAGTTGAATCTGCCAACGGGAATCATCGTGACACGCCAGGAAGAAGAGCAAATGGTGCTTAAAGCGGGCACTATCGAGGTCATCCCCGCATGGCGGTTTCTATTGTACAACCCCCCCTTTTTGTACTAA